A window of the Halopseudomonas phragmitis genome harbors these coding sequences:
- a CDS encoding arginyltransferase, with amino-acid sequence MTDLAQLKFYATQPHTCSYLPDEQATTLFLDPQQPIDLTTYSQLSELGFRRSGDHLYRPHCRHCNACIAARIPVTAFKPSSQQRRIIKRNRDITVTSCRPHLSDEAYHLYARYIEARHADGDMYPPSREQFSSFLVRDWSFSIFYEFRLDGHLVAVAVTDRMNNGLSAVYTFYAPELPKRSLGRYAILWQIEEAKRCQLEAVYLGYWIKSCRKMNYKTEYRPLEMLVNQRWILIN; translated from the coding sequence ATGACAGACCTGGCCCAACTCAAGTTCTATGCGACCCAACCGCATACCTGCAGTTACCTGCCAGACGAGCAGGCGACCACCCTGTTTCTCGACCCCCAACAACCCATTGACCTGACCACCTACAGCCAACTGTCCGAACTGGGGTTTCGCCGCAGCGGCGATCACCTCTATCGTCCGCATTGCCGGCACTGTAACGCCTGCATCGCTGCCAGAATCCCGGTCACAGCTTTCAAACCCAGCAGCCAGCAGCGCCGCATCATCAAGCGCAACCGCGACATCACCGTCACGTCCTGTCGCCCGCATCTCAGCGATGAAGCCTATCACCTGTACGCGCGCTATATCGAAGCGCGACATGCCGATGGTGACATGTACCCACCCAGCCGTGAGCAGTTCAGCTCGTTCCTGGTCCGTGACTGGTCGTTCAGCATATTCTACGAGTTTCGCCTGGATGGCCACCTCGTCGCGGTAGCTGTCACCGACCGCATGAACAACGGCCTGTCGGCGGTCTACACCTTCTACGCCCCCGAACTGCCCAAACGCAGCCTGGGACGCTATGCAATTCTCTGGCAGATCGAAGAGGCCAAACGCTGCCAACTGGAAGCTGTATATCTGGGCTACTGGATCAAGAGCTGCCGGAAAATGAACTACAAGACCGAGTATCGGCCGCTGGAAATGCTGGTCAACCAACGTTGGATCCTGATCAACTGA
- the aat gene encoding leucyl/phenylalanyl-tRNA--protein transferase, which produces MGHLTWLNPHTLEFPSADMALDDPNGLLALGGDLSPQRLIRAYRLGIFPWYQDGQPLLWWCPNPRTVLFPDKLHISRSMNKFLRHTTFSISYDRCFDQVLRQCAAPRPYSEGTWITDEMQQAYRQLHRMGIAHSVEVWDQDELVGGLYGLALGRVFFGESMFSLRSNASKTGFIHLTGDLQRAGFALIDCQMPTDHLFSLGAESIERSDFLQLLRQFCPENADNHWPWTGCL; this is translated from the coding sequence ATGGGCCACCTGACCTGGCTTAATCCGCACACACTGGAGTTTCCTTCCGCCGACATGGCGCTGGATGACCCTAATGGCCTATTGGCACTGGGCGGCGACCTCTCGCCACAACGGCTGATCCGCGCTTATCGACTGGGTATTTTCCCCTGGTACCAGGATGGTCAACCCTTGCTCTGGTGGTGCCCCAACCCGCGTACCGTGCTGTTTCCCGATAAGCTGCACATCTCGCGCAGCATGAACAAGTTCCTCCGACACACCACCTTCAGCATCAGCTATGACCGCTGCTTCGACCAGGTATTGAGGCAGTGCGCGGCCCCCCGCCCCTACTCGGAGGGCACCTGGATCACCGACGAGATGCAGCAGGCCTATCGGCAACTGCACCGGATGGGTATTGCCCACTCCGTCGAAGTCTGGGATCAAGATGAACTGGTTGGCGGACTTTACGGCCTCGCGCTGGGCCGGGTCTTTTTCGGCGAGTCGATGTTCAGCCTGCGCAGCAACGCTTCAAAGACCGGCTTCATCCATCTGACCGGTGACTTGCAGCGCGCCGGGTTTGCCCTGATCGACTGCCAGATGCCTACCGATCACCTGTTCAGCCTGGGCGCCGAATCGATCGAACGATCCGACTTTCTCCAGCTCTTGCGTCAGTTCTGCCCTGAAAATGCAGATAATCACTGGCCATGGACAGGTTGCCTTTGA
- a CDS encoding DNA translocase FtsK — MKDTQAQKAPIAWREQLSLRLREGALLAMIALCLYLFMALSTYHTADPGWTRSGDVVDVHNAGGRMGAWIADVLLLVLGYLAYLFPVIVAVKVWQMFRRRHQPLVWNGWLFSWRLIGFVLTLLAGTALAALHGGVPAGFPEGAGAGGVLGQLLREISYPVLNMQGSTLLFLTLFLFGITVFTNLSWFKVMDLTGRITLDLLDLLKRAWLNWRARKADQRLAEGEPVRSAPRREPAVSAEEQKRAEQARSQRQEALAKHVAAQEHRQPPQIVPPDPKPAQASVRLQKEKQSKLFDAVEPGSLPPISLLDPASKKTKGFSPESLEGMSRLLELKLKDFGVEAEVEKVQPGPVITRFEIQPAPGVKVSKISNLAKDLARSLAVISVRVVEVIPGKTTVGIEIPNEDREIVRLSEVLETREFDEAQSPVTLALGHDIGGHPVMADLAKMPHLLVAGTTGSGKSVGVNAMLLSILFKAGPDEVRLIMIDPKMLELSIYEGIPHLLAPVVTDMKEAANALRWCVAEMERRYKLMAAMGVRNLAGFNRKVKDAQKAGTPLTDPLYRRESMEDEPPLLESLPIIVVVIDEFADMMMIVGKKVEELIARIAQKARAAGIHLILATQRPSVDVITGLIKANIPTRMAFQVSSKIDSRTILDQGGAEQLLGHGDMLFMPPGTSLPVRVHGAFVSDDEVHRLVDEWKQRGEPDYIQDIVDGVDDGGGGSYESGGSGGGGDDLEDDPLYDQAVQFVTESRRASISAVQRKLKIGYNRAARMIEAMEMAGVVTPMNTNGSREVIAPAPLRD; from the coding sequence TTGAAGGATACCCAAGCACAGAAAGCCCCGATTGCCTGGCGTGAGCAGTTGAGTCTGCGCCTGCGTGAGGGCGCCCTGTTGGCGATGATTGCACTGTGTCTGTACTTGTTCATGGCGCTGTCCACTTACCATACAGCTGACCCGGGCTGGACCCGCAGCGGTGATGTTGTGGATGTGCACAACGCCGGTGGGCGGATGGGCGCCTGGATCGCCGATGTGCTGCTGCTGGTACTCGGGTACCTGGCTTATCTGTTTCCGGTGATTGTTGCGGTCAAGGTCTGGCAGATGTTCCGTCGCCGCCATCAGCCGCTGGTCTGGAATGGTTGGCTGTTTTCCTGGAGGCTGATCGGTTTTGTGCTGACGCTGCTGGCCGGTACGGCCCTGGCGGCTCTGCATGGTGGTGTGCCTGCTGGTTTTCCAGAAGGTGCCGGGGCGGGCGGGGTGCTGGGTCAACTGCTGCGCGAGATCAGTTATCCGGTGCTGAACATGCAAGGCAGCACCTTGCTGTTTCTGACGTTGTTCCTGTTCGGCATCACGGTTTTCACCAATCTGTCCTGGTTCAAGGTTATGGACCTGACCGGGCGCATTACCCTGGATCTGCTCGATCTGCTCAAGCGTGCCTGGCTCAACTGGCGGGCGCGCAAGGCTGACCAGCGCCTGGCTGAAGGCGAGCCGGTGCGCAGTGCGCCGCGCCGTGAGCCGGCGGTGTCGGCTGAGGAGCAAAAGCGCGCCGAACAGGCTCGTTCGCAGCGTCAGGAAGCGTTGGCCAAGCATGTGGCCGCCCAGGAGCATCGCCAGCCGCCGCAGATTGTGCCGCCGGACCCGAAACCGGCGCAGGCCAGTGTGCGGTTGCAGAAGGAGAAGCAGTCCAAGCTGTTCGATGCGGTTGAGCCCGGCTCGTTGCCGCCGATTTCGTTGCTGGACCCGGCCAGCAAGAAGACCAAGGGCTTTTCCCCCGAGTCGCTGGAAGGCATGTCGCGGCTGCTGGAACTCAAGCTCAAGGATTTCGGGGTCGAAGCCGAGGTCGAAAAGGTTCAGCCTGGTCCGGTCATTACCCGTTTTGAAATTCAGCCTGCGCCTGGGGTCAAGGTCAGCAAAATTTCCAATCTGGCCAAGGATCTGGCGCGCTCGCTGGCGGTCATAAGTGTACGGGTGGTTGAAGTGATTCCCGGCAAGACCACGGTGGGCATCGAGATTCCCAACGAAGACCGTGAAATCGTGCGGTTGTCCGAGGTGTTGGAGACCCGTGAATTCGACGAGGCGCAGTCGCCGGTTACCCTGGCGCTGGGCCACGATATTGGCGGCCACCCGGTGATGGCTGACCTGGCCAAGATGCCGCACTTGCTGGTGGCCGGTACCACGGGCTCGGGTAAGTCGGTTGGGGTCAACGCCATGCTGCTGTCGATCCTGTTCAAGGCCGGCCCGGATGAAGTGCGGCTGATCATGATCGACCCGAAGATGCTTGAACTGTCGATCTACGAGGGTATCCCGCATCTATTGGCGCCGGTGGTGACCGACATGAAAGAAGCAGCCAATGCGCTGCGTTGGTGCGTGGCCGAGATGGAGCGCCGCTACAAGCTGATGGCGGCCATGGGGGTGCGTAACCTGGCTGGCTTCAACCGCAAGGTCAAGGATGCCCAGAAGGCCGGCACGCCGCTGACCGACCCGCTGTACCGGCGCGAGTCGATGGAAGATGAGCCGCCCTTGCTGGAAAGCCTGCCGATCATCGTGGTGGTGATCGACGAGTTCGCTGACATGATGATGATCGTCGGCAAGAAGGTCGAAGAGCTGATCGCGCGGATCGCCCAGAAGGCCCGGGCGGCTGGCATCCACCTGATTCTGGCGACCCAGCGGCCATCGGTGGACGTGATCACCGGTCTGATCAAGGCCAATATCCCGACCCGGATGGCGTTCCAGGTGTCGAGCAAGATCGATTCGCGCACCATTCTCGATCAGGGTGGTGCCGAGCAGTTGCTGGGGCATGGTGACATGCTGTTCATGCCGCCGGGCACCAGCCTGCCGGTGCGTGTGCATGGCGCCTTTGTTTCCGACGATGAAGTGCACCGGCTGGTGGATGAGTGGAAGCAGCGCGGCGAGCCTGACTACATACAGGATATCGTCGACGGTGTGGATGACGGCGGTGGCGGCAGCTACGAGAGTGGCGGCTCCGGTGGTGGCGGTGATGACCTGGAAGACGATCCGCTTTACGACCAGGCCGTGCAGTTCGTCACCGAGAGTCGCCGGGCTTCGATTTCGGCCGTGCAGCGCAAGCTGAAAATCGGTTATAACCGCGCCGCGAGAATGATCGAGGCCATGGAAATGGCTGGCGTGGTGACACCCATGAATACCAACGGCTCGCGCGAGGTGATCGCGCCAGCCCCCTTACGTGATTAA
- the lolA gene encoding outer membrane lipoprotein chaperone LolA, which produces MLKTLLRPLLAGVCLAAMPLLAQADDQAKAAERLNQLLSQAQTLTANFSQMTLSSNGASLQETTGSMTLKRPGKFRWHTDPPLEQLLVSDGRQVWLYDPDLMQVTVQEMDQRLTHTPALLLSGDVSTLQDNFEIAWTEGGSVVDFTLTPKAADTLFETLRLSFRDGLINDMQMSDPIGQRTNILFTNVQLNPAMDEAQFTFEIPEGVDVISE; this is translated from the coding sequence ATGCTGAAAACACTGTTGCGTCCGCTGCTTGCCGGTGTCTGCCTGGCTGCCATGCCGTTGCTGGCCCAGGCTGATGATCAGGCCAAGGCGGCTGAGCGCCTCAATCAGCTGCTGTCCCAGGCTCAAACCCTGACTGCCAACTTCTCCCAGATGACCCTCAGTAGCAATGGCGCCAGCCTGCAGGAAACTACGGGCAGCATGACGCTCAAGCGTCCGGGGAAGTTTCGCTGGCACACTGATCCGCCGCTGGAGCAGTTGCTGGTGTCCGATGGCCGGCAGGTCTGGCTGTATGACCCGGACCTGATGCAGGTTACCGTTCAGGAAATGGATCAGCGCCTGACCCATACCCCGGCGCTGCTGCTGTCCGGTGATGTCAGCACCCTGCAGGACAATTTCGAGATTGCCTGGACCGAAGGCGGCAGCGTGGTCGATTTCACCCTGACGCCCAAGGCGGCCGACACGCTGTTTGAAACCTTGCGGCTGTCGTTCCGTGATGGGCTGATCAACGATATGCAGATGAGCGATCCCATTGGTCAGCGGACCAATATCCTGTTCACCAATGTCCAGCTCAACCCAGCCATGGATGAAGCCCAGTTCACCTTCGAGATTCCGGAAGGTGTCGATGTGATCAGCGAGTAA
- a CDS encoding replication-associated recombination protein A produces MRPRSLDEYAGQSHLLGPGRPLRVALEQGALHSMIFWGPPGVGKTTLAKLLATLADAHFVTLSAVLAGVKDIRAAVDEARQHAAQSGRQTILFVDEVHRFNKAQQDAFLPYVEDGTVLFIGATTENPSFELNNALLSRARVYVLKSLDEQALADLLKRALSDAERGLGQHQLSISDEAQQILLGAADGDARRLLNLLEIAADLVEDGGTIGTELVADLLNDTRRRFDKGGEAFYDQISALHKSVRGSNPDATLYWFARMLDGGCDPLYIARRVVRMASEDIGNADPRALTLALNAWDVQERLGSPEGELAVAQALVYLACAPKSNAVYKAFNSAMKDVSEQPSHEPPLHLRNAPTKLMKELGYSEGYRYAHDEPEAYAAGEDYFPEALEPRQYYHPVPRGLESKIAQKLEHLRSLDKASSRQRR; encoded by the coding sequence ATGCGTCCGCGCAGTCTGGATGAGTACGCTGGCCAGAGCCATCTGCTGGGCCCGGGGCGGCCATTGCGGGTGGCATTGGAGCAGGGCGCCCTGCATTCGATGATTTTCTGGGGGCCGCCAGGGGTAGGCAAGACCACCTTGGCCAAACTCCTGGCGACCCTGGCTGATGCCCATTTCGTGACCCTGTCGGCGGTGCTGGCAGGGGTCAAGGATATTCGCGCGGCGGTCGATGAAGCCCGCCAGCATGCGGCCCAGAGTGGACGTCAGACCATTCTGTTCGTCGATGAAGTGCATCGCTTCAACAAGGCTCAGCAGGATGCCTTTCTGCCCTATGTCGAAGACGGCACCGTGCTGTTCATTGGTGCTACTACCGAAAACCCGTCGTTTGAGCTGAACAACGCCTTGCTGTCGCGTGCCAGGGTCTATGTGCTCAAGTCGCTGGATGAGCAGGCGTTGGCTGATTTGCTCAAGCGTGCGCTAAGCGATGCCGAGCGCGGGCTGGGTCAGCACCAGCTGTCGATCAGCGACGAAGCGCAGCAGATTTTGTTGGGAGCCGCCGATGGCGATGCCCGCCGGCTGCTCAACCTGCTGGAGATCGCCGCCGATCTGGTCGAGGATGGCGGCACGATTGGTACCGAGCTGGTCGCTGATCTGCTCAATGACACTCGTCGACGTTTCGACAAGGGTGGCGAGGCTTTTTACGATCAGATTTCCGCACTACACAAATCGGTGCGCGGCTCCAACCCTGACGCGACTCTGTACTGGTTCGCCCGGATGCTCGATGGTGGCTGCGATCCGCTCTATATCGCTCGCCGGGTAGTGCGCATGGCCAGTGAGGATATCGGCAATGCCGACCCACGGGCCCTGACCCTGGCGCTCAATGCCTGGGATGTGCAGGAGCGCCTTGGCAGCCCGGAAGGCGAGCTGGCGGTGGCACAGGCGCTGGTGTATCTGGCCTGCGCGCCCAAGAGCAATGCGGTGTACAAGGCCTTCAACAGCGCTATGAAGGATGTGTCTGAGCAGCCTTCGCATGAGCCACCGCTGCACCTGCGTAATGCGCCGACCAAATTGATGAAGGAGCTGGGTTACAGCGAAGGCTATCGCTACGCCCATGACGAGCCGGAGGCCTATGCCGCCGGTGAAGACTACTTCCCCGAGGCGCTGGAGCCTCGTCAGTACTACCATCCGGTGCCGCGTGGGCTGGAAAGCAAGATCGCCCAGAAGCTTGAGCACCTGCGCAGCCTGGACAAGGCCAGCAGCAGGCAACGCCGTTAA
- the serS gene encoding serine--tRNA ligase: MLDPKLVRSQTQQIAERLATRGYALDVSLLESLESRRKTVQTRTESLQAERNSRSKAIGQAKARGEDIQPLLADVDRMGQELSDAKHELDQIQAELDALLLTIPNLPDDSVPVGEDEEANVEIRRWGTPREFDFEVSDHVAIGERHGYLDFETAAKLSGARFALMRGPIARLHRALAQFMLDLHVNEHGYEEVYTPYLVQAEALQGTGQLPKFEEDLFKVPRGEDQRDLYLIPTAEVSLTNMVSGEILDAAKLPLRLTAHTPCFRSEAGSAGRDTRGMIRQHQFDKVEMVQIVQPETSAQALEELTGHAEDVLKRLELPFRTLALCTGDMGFGATKTYDLEVWIPSQGKYREISSCSNCGDFQARRMQARWRNPETGKPELVHTLNGSGLAVGRTLVAILENYQQADGSVTVPEALRGYMGGLERIG, from the coding sequence ATGCTTGATCCGAAACTGGTCCGCAGCCAAACGCAACAGATCGCTGAACGCCTTGCCACCCGCGGTTATGCCCTTGATGTCAGTCTGTTGGAGTCGCTGGAATCACGGCGCAAGACCGTCCAGACTCGCACCGAGAGCCTGCAGGCTGAGCGTAACAGTCGTTCCAAGGCGATTGGCCAGGCCAAGGCGCGCGGTGAGGATATCCAGCCGCTGCTGGCGGATGTCGATCGCATGGGGCAGGAGCTGAGCGATGCCAAGCATGAGCTGGATCAGATCCAGGCCGAGCTGGATGCGCTGCTGCTGACCATTCCCAACCTGCCGGACGACAGCGTGCCGGTGGGTGAGGACGAAGAGGCCAACGTTGAAATACGACGCTGGGGTACTCCGCGCGAGTTCGATTTCGAGGTGAGTGATCATGTCGCCATTGGTGAGCGGCATGGCTATCTGGACTTTGAAACAGCGGCAAAGCTGTCCGGCGCCCGGTTCGCCCTGATGCGCGGGCCGATTGCCCGTCTGCATCGGGCTCTGGCCCAGTTCATGCTGGACTTGCATGTCAACGAGCACGGCTATGAAGAAGTCTATACGCCTTATCTGGTACAGGCTGAAGCCTTGCAGGGCACGGGCCAGTTGCCCAAGTTCGAAGAGGATCTGTTCAAGGTGCCGCGTGGTGAAGACCAGCGCGATCTGTACCTGATCCCCACCGCTGAGGTGTCGCTGACCAATATGGTCAGCGGTGAAATCCTCGATGCTGCCAAGCTGCCGCTGCGCCTGACTGCGCATACGCCGTGTTTCCGCAGTGAAGCCGGCTCGGCTGGTCGTGATACCCGTGGGATGATTCGCCAGCACCAGTTCGACAAGGTCGAGATGGTGCAGATTGTTCAGCCGGAAACCTCAGCCCAGGCGCTGGAGGAGCTGACTGGCCATGCCGAGGATGTGCTCAAGCGGCTGGAACTGCCATTCCGGACCCTGGCGCTGTGTACCGGCGACATGGGCTTTGGCGCGACCAAGACTTACGATCTGGAAGTCTGGATTCCCAGCCAGGGCAAATACCGGGAAATTTCTTCCTGCTCCAATTGTGGCGACTTCCAGGCCCGGCGCATGCAGGCGCGCTGGCGTAACCCTGAAACCGGCAAGCCGGAACTGGTTCATACCCTCAATGGCTCTGGGCTGGCGGTTGGGCGGACGCTGGTGGCGATTCTGGAAAACTACCAGCAGGCCGATGGCAGCGTGACCGTTCCCGAGGCGCTGCGTGGTTACATGGGCGGGCTTGAGCGGATTGGTTAG
- the cysG gene encoding siroheme synthase CysG, whose translation MEYLPLFHNLQGRLVLVVGGGEIALRKARLLSEAGARLRVVAPQIEPQLETLVEQGGGECLVRGYQSADLNDTQLVIAATDDQALNAQVSADAQARQLPVNAVDAPQLCTVIFPAIVDRSPLMIAVSSGSHAPVLARLTRARIETLFPHSYGRLAQLAKRFRDKVKAAFPQINQRRVFWENVFQGDIAERIFAGQDEAAERLLERRLAEQAGQGYQGEVYLVGAGPGDPDLLTFRALRLMQQADVVLYDRLVAPAIIDLCRRDAERIYVGKARAEHAVPQEQINQLLVDLARQGKRVLRLKGGDPFIFGRGGEEIEELAANGVAFQVVPGITAANGCSAYAGIPLTHRDHAQSVRFVTGHRKDGSTDLPWNDLVAPGQTLVFYMGLVGLADICAGLISHGRDENTPMALVQQGTTSNQKVLIGTLKTMPQLVENTEIKPPTLLFVGEVVQLHDKLKWFKPEQVESGAGGVL comes from the coding sequence ATGGAATATCTCCCGCTATTTCACAATCTGCAGGGCCGCCTGGTCCTGGTGGTTGGTGGTGGAGAAATTGCCCTGCGCAAGGCTCGACTGCTGAGCGAGGCCGGCGCACGTTTGCGCGTGGTGGCGCCGCAGATTGAGCCGCAGCTCGAAACCCTGGTTGAGCAGGGCGGTGGCGAGTGTCTGGTGCGGGGGTATCAGTCGGCTGATCTGAATGATACCCAACTGGTGATAGCCGCCACTGATGATCAGGCACTGAACGCTCAGGTTTCGGCAGATGCCCAGGCGCGCCAGCTACCGGTCAACGCGGTGGATGCGCCGCAACTGTGTACGGTGATCTTTCCCGCGATTGTCGACCGTTCCCCCTTGATGATCGCGGTGTCCAGCGGCAGTCATGCGCCAGTGCTGGCGCGCCTGACCCGGGCCCGGATCGAAACCCTGTTTCCGCACAGCTACGGCAGGCTGGCGCAATTGGCCAAGCGTTTTCGTGACAAGGTCAAGGCGGCCTTCCCGCAGATCAATCAGCGCCGGGTATTCTGGGAGAACGTATTCCAGGGCGATATTGCTGAGCGGATTTTTGCCGGTCAGGATGAGGCGGCCGAACGTTTGCTGGAGCGTCGCCTGGCCGAGCAGGCCGGGCAGGGCTATCAGGGCGAGGTTTATCTGGTTGGTGCTGGCCCCGGTGATCCCGATTTGCTCACGTTCCGGGCGCTGCGTCTGATGCAGCAGGCGGATGTGGTGCTCTACGACCGCCTGGTGGCTCCGGCGATCATCGACCTGTGCCGGCGTGACGCCGAGCGCATTTATGTCGGCAAGGCCCGGGCCGAGCATGCGGTGCCGCAGGAGCAGATCAACCAGTTGCTGGTCGATCTGGCCAGGCAGGGCAAGCGTGTATTGCGCCTGAAGGGCGGCGACCCGTTCATTTTCGGTCGTGGTGGTGAAGAAATCGAAGAACTGGCGGCCAATGGCGTAGCCTTTCAGGTTGTGCCGGGGATTACCGCCGCCAATGGCTGTTCGGCCTATGCTGGCATTCCGCTGACCCACCGCGACCATGCCCAATCGGTGCGCTTTGTCACCGGCCATCGCAAGGATGGCAGTACCGATTTGCCCTGGAACGATCTGGTTGCCCCGGGACAGACGCTGGTATTTTACATGGGGCTGGTTGGCCTGGCTGATATCTGTGCCGGCCTGATAAGCCATGGGCGTGATGAAAATACCCCGATGGCGCTGGTTCAGCAGGGTACGACCAGCAACCAGAAAGTCTTGATAGGAACACTCAAGACTATGCCTCAACTGGTTGAAAATACAGAAATTAAGCCACCTACATTACTTTTCGTTGGTGAAGTGGTGCAACTGCATGACAAGCTCAAGTGGTTCAAGCCGGAGCAGGTGGAATCCGGGGCTGGTGGGGTTCTGTAA
- the corA gene encoding magnesium/cobalt transporter CorA: MARKLVAKRSRKAGKAPGTLMHIGQPRDDLAAIRVIEYDAEGLDDRRIHDAGQYHEPNGGRVAWLNVDGVHQADVIEALGKGFKLHPLVMEDILNTDQRPKVEDYDGYLYLVLRMLRFDEQEQQIHSEQLSLILGQHFVLSLQEHPGDVFDGVRERLRNGRRIRFMQADYLGYALLDAVVDHYFVVLEQLSEHIERLEDELIDNPTPTTLGRIHHFKREMLLLRKSIWPLREVLSRLSRDESPLISAETRLFLRDVYDHTIHVLDTIDTLRELLVGMLDLYLSSTSNRMNQVMKVLTIIATLFMPLTFLAGVYGMNFEHMPELAWPWAYPAVLVLMLMIAIGLLIAFRRRHWL; the protein is encoded by the coding sequence ATGGCACGCAAGCTGGTAGCCAAACGCAGTCGCAAAGCCGGCAAGGCCCCCGGCACCTTGATGCATATCGGCCAGCCCCGTGATGATCTGGCGGCGATCAGGGTGATTGAGTATGACGCCGAAGGGCTCGATGACCGGCGCATCCATGATGCCGGTCAGTACCATGAGCCCAATGGAGGCCGGGTCGCCTGGCTCAATGTCGATGGTGTGCATCAGGCCGACGTGATCGAGGCCCTGGGCAAGGGCTTCAAGCTGCATCCACTGGTCATGGAAGATATCCTCAATACTGACCAGCGACCCAAGGTCGAAGATTACGACGGCTATCTCTACCTGGTGTTGCGAATGCTGCGTTTCGATGAGCAGGAACAGCAGATTCACTCCGAGCAACTCAGCCTGATCCTGGGCCAGCACTTTGTTCTGTCACTCCAGGAGCATCCGGGCGATGTGTTTGATGGGGTCAGGGAGCGTTTGCGCAACGGCCGGCGGATTCGCTTCATGCAAGCCGACTACCTGGGTTATGCCTTGCTTGATGCGGTGGTCGATCACTACTTCGTAGTTCTGGAACAGCTCAGCGAGCATATCGAGCGGCTCGAGGATGAGCTGATCGACAACCCGACCCCGACGACACTGGGTCGTATCCATCACTTCAAGCGGGAAATGCTGCTGCTGCGCAAGTCGATCTGGCCGCTGCGCGAGGTGCTGAGTCGACTGTCACGTGATGAGAGTCCGCTGATCAGCGCCGAAACCCGGTTGTTCCTGCGTGATGTTTACGACCACACCATCCATGTGCTCGATACCATCGACACCCTGCGTGAGCTGCTGGTTGGCATGCTTGATCTCTATCTGTCCAGCACCAGCAACCGGATGAACCAGGTGATGAAGGTGCTGACCATCATCGCCACGCTGTTCATGCCGCTGACGTTTCTGGCAGGTGTCTATGGCATGAATTTCGAGCATATGCCGGAATTGGCCTGGCCATGGGCCTATCCGGCAGTGCTGGTGTTGATGCTGATGATCGCGATTGGTCTGCTGATTGCGTTCCGACGCAGGCACTGGCTCTGA